One Qiania dongpingensis genomic window carries:
- a CDS encoding DUF4956 domain-containing protein, with translation MNYIFSSVAGDSLTLSSTAAILACALLTGFFISCIYIFTHKESGYVPSFAITLIMLPAIIATIILLVGSNVARAFSLAGAFSLVRFRSAPGDPKDIAYVFFTVAVGLASGMGFLTYSLLFAFVLCLAMVILEKSHFGIPKSEAMTLKIAIPEDLNYEGLFDKILKEYTDSWKIRRIRTTEFGTLFELVYRIQMKQNISQKAFLDSIRCRNGNMNVTLVLNEYEDRIYE, from the coding sequence ATGAATTACATATTTTCTTCTGTAGCCGGAGACAGTCTGACTCTGTCGTCCACGGCGGCCATCCTGGCCTGCGCCCTGCTGACCGGATTCTTCATCAGCTGTATTTATATCTTCACCCATAAAGAAAGCGGATATGTCCCGTCCTTCGCGATCACTCTGATCATGCTTCCCGCCATCATCGCTACCATAATCCTGCTGGTCGGCAGCAACGTGGCAAGGGCCTTTTCCCTGGCCGGCGCCTTTTCCCTGGTGCGTTTCCGGAGCGCTCCCGGCGACCCGAAGGACATCGCCTATGTATTTTTTACCGTAGCCGTAGGGCTGGCCTCCGGCATGGGGTTTCTCACTTACTCTCTGCTGTTCGCCTTCGTCCTGTGCCTGGCCATGGTGATCCTCGAAAAATCTCATTTCGGGATTCCGAAAAGCGAGGCCATGACGCTTAAAATCGCCATCCCCGAGGATCTGAACTACGAAGGGCTTTTTGACAAGATTTTAAAGGAATATACGGATTCCTGGAAAATACGCCGTATCCGCACCACAGAATTTGGAACCTTATTCGAGCTGGTCTACCGCATTCAAATGAAACAAAACATCAGCCAAAAGGCTTTTTTAGACAGCATCCGGTGCAGAAATGGGAATATGAACGTCACCCTGGTCCTGAACGAATATGAGGACCGAATCTATGAATAA
- a CDS encoding asparaginase — translation MKTRKLTAKREEVQMKKVYILATGGTISAAGEEGKTSGYHDGKFDVHELLESIKGVGEIAALEGEQILNISSDDITCGDWIALAKRINRLAEDPSIDGVVITHGTNTMEETAYFLNLTVKTRKPVVLTGSMRPATANSADGPQNLYEAVSLAASKEAEGKGVLVVFADGIFSADRVQKVNCFRPAAFDGKDFGCIGYMQDSVPRFLQLPAKKHTVDTEFTVEGVDVLPKVEIAYFYADADPDILEFLSSRAQGLILAGAGSGLMSKSWKQEIRKLSERIPIVRTTRVGNGMVSWDHCDEELKTIPGQTLIPVKARILLSLALLRTSGRDELQNIFQLY, via the coding sequence ATCAAGACCCGGAAGCTTACTGCGAAGAGGGAGGAGGTACAGATGAAAAAGGTATACATTCTGGCAACAGGAGGGACGATCTCTGCCGCGGGAGAAGAAGGAAAGACCTCCGGCTACCATGACGGGAAATTTGACGTCCATGAGCTTCTGGAGAGCATAAAAGGGGTGGGAGAAATCGCGGCTCTGGAGGGAGAACAGATATTAAACATCTCCAGTGATGATATCACATGCGGGGATTGGATCGCTCTTGCGAAGCGGATCAACCGGCTGGCGGAGGACCCTTCCATAGATGGGGTTGTCATCACACACGGAACCAATACCATGGAAGAAACGGCATATTTCCTGAACTTGACAGTCAAGACGAGAAAACCGGTGGTTCTGACCGGATCGATGCGCCCGGCCACGGCCAACAGCGCGGACGGTCCGCAGAATCTCTACGAGGCGGTTTCTCTGGCGGCCAGTAAAGAGGCGGAAGGAAAAGGAGTACTGGTGGTATTTGCCGACGGGATTTTCAGCGCTGACCGGGTACAGAAGGTCAACTGTTTCCGTCCGGCGGCATTTGACGGAAAGGACTTTGGATGTATCGGGTATATGCAGGATTCCGTTCCGCGCTTTTTACAGCTTCCGGCCAAAAAACATACGGTGGATACGGAATTTACCGTAGAAGGAGTTGACGTGCTTCCAAAGGTAGAAATTGCATATTTTTATGCCGACGCTGATCCTGATATCCTGGAATTTCTTTCGTCCCGGGCACAGGGGCTTATCCTGGCGGGAGCAGGAAGCGGGCTCATGAGCAAAAGCTGGAAGCAGGAGATCCGGAAGCTTTCGGAAAGAATCCCCATCGTGAGGACAACCCGGGTTGGAAACGGTATGGTCAGCTGGGATCACTGCGATGAAGAGCTGAAGACCATACCTGGCCAGACATTGATTCCCGTGAAAGCCAGAATCCTGCTGTCTCTGGCACTTTTGAGGACCAGCGGCAGAGATGAGCTGCAGAACATATTTCAATTATACTGA
- a CDS encoding Na+/H+ antiporter NhaC family protein: protein MEKENRKLEFYGGEWVSLAPLLLFIVLIIVTTFFWGSISDGALWVPIFLGLVIPFFLAKDKKHYSNTLIMGMASKDTAFPIATWLFAGVFSRILRMSGFATGLAGLAGSFGVGPVLFTVISFLAATLFSTATGTGFGTIAACMGVLYPAGVELGVNPAFLAGAILGGAAFGDNLAPVSDSTIASATAMDVDVPKCVRSRLKYSLTAAAITLIITIIVGNILGQSANIKEAVSYDQMTLIMIVPVIITLIIAIKSGDLIIATIIGSVLSGAAAVIFGLMDFVQIDAVNPVREALFSVSGSGLDRAVGGAVFTGLSSMTQMVVLCLMLFSAIHIMKCGHGDMKILNALSHVTRRAVGAEVVISFMVIALSSIMGLNAPAILTVGPSFARPLADKHGISRYRMANLMDAQSCTWCYSLPWTCTMMYILSFTVDTSAPLSGIQITPYCFFTFVMTAVMFVSIFLGIGRKDFINVQGEAE from the coding sequence ATGGAAAAAGAAAATAGAAAATTAGAATTTTACGGAGGGGAATGGGTTTCCCTGGCGCCGCTGCTCCTTTTCATCGTGCTGATCATTGTCACCACTTTTTTCTGGGGCTCTATATCCGACGGGGCTCTCTGGGTGCCGATTTTCCTGGGGCTGGTGATTCCGTTTTTCCTGGCAAAGGATAAAAAGCACTACAGCAATACGCTGATCATGGGAATGGCCAGTAAGGATACGGCTTTTCCCATTGCCACGTGGCTGTTTGCCGGCGTATTTTCCAGAATTCTGAGGATGTCCGGTTTTGCCACGGGTCTTGCGGGCCTGGCCGGATCCTTTGGCGTGGGCCCCGTGCTCTTTACGGTGATTTCCTTTTTGGCGGCTACTTTGTTTTCCACGGCTACCGGAACCGGATTCGGAACGATTGCAGCCTGTATGGGAGTATTGTATCCGGCCGGAGTGGAGCTGGGAGTGAATCCCGCCTTTTTGGCAGGGGCGATATTGGGAGGAGCAGCGTTCGGAGACAACCTGGCGCCGGTTTCCGATTCCACGATCGCCTCGGCAACTGCCATGGACGTGGATGTTCCCAAGTGTGTGAGAAGCCGTCTGAAGTATTCTCTGACGGCTGCTGCAATTACTCTGATCATCACGATCATCGTGGGAAATATACTGGGCCAGTCTGCCAACATAAAAGAAGCGGTCTCCTATGATCAAATGACTTTGATCATGATTGTTCCGGTGATCATTACGCTGATCATTGCCATAAAATCCGGCGACCTGATCATTGCCACGATCATTGGCTCCGTATTGTCGGGAGCGGCGGCTGTGATATTCGGACTGATGGATTTTGTTCAGATCGATGCGGTGAATCCAGTGAGAGAAGCCTTGTTTTCCGTCAGCGGTTCGGGGCTTGACCGTGCGGTCGGAGGCGCTGTGTTCACCGGTCTGTCCAGTATGACTCAGATGGTTGTCCTATGTCTGATGCTGTTCAGCGCGATTCATATCATGAAGTGCGGACATGGAGATATGAAGATTCTGAACGCTCTCAGCCATGTGACCAGGCGTGCGGTAGGCGCAGAGGTCGTGATCTCTTTCATGGTCATCGCATTGTCGTCGATCATGGGATTAAACGCCCCGGCTATCCTGACAGTCGGGCCGTCCTTCGCGAGGCCCCTTGCCGACAAGCACGGAATCAGCCGCTACCGGATGGCAAACCTGATGGACGCCCAGTCCTGTACATGGTGTTACAGCCTGCCGTGGACCTGCACTATGATGTATATTTTAAGCTTTACGGTGGATACGAGCGCTCCGCTGAGCGGGATACAGATCACGCCGTACTGTTTCTTCACATTTGTTATGACGGCGGTCATGTTTGTGTCCATCTTCCTGGGGATCGGCAGGAAAGATTTTATAAACGTACAGGGAGAAGCAGAATAG
- a CDS encoding polyphosphate polymerase domain-containing protein: MSIKTFKRMEKKSLLTDRQYEELTKRMEPYMEYDQYCPDGSSYSIYNIYYDTDDYRLIRTSLTKPYYKEKLRLRSYELPDSPESPVFLEMKKKVGGVVTKRRASLSLAEADVFLSHHESPKDTAYLDGQVLHEISYFMERHPLSPAASISYERVAYFGKTDPDLRITFDFHILSLDLRADSDIPRELLAPGTCLMEIKLVGTAPLWLAEAFSSLHIRSASFSKYGAMYKQSLLDKRQPITA, encoded by the coding sequence ATGAGTATTAAAACGTTCAAACGAATGGAAAAAAAGTCCCTCCTGACGGACCGCCAGTACGAGGAACTTACGAAGAGGATGGAACCTTATATGGAATACGACCAGTATTGTCCGGACGGTTCCTCCTATTCCATCTATAATATTTACTATGACACAGACGATTACCGGCTCATCAGGACCTCTCTCACAAAGCCCTACTATAAAGAAAAGCTGAGGCTGAGAAGCTATGAACTCCCTGATTCTCCGGAATCCCCTGTATTTCTGGAAATGAAAAAAAAGGTGGGCGGAGTTGTGACAAAGCGGCGCGCATCCCTGTCCCTGGCAGAAGCAGACGTCTTTCTGAGTCATCATGAATCTCCCAAGGACACGGCATATCTGGACGGGCAGGTGCTTCATGAGATTTCATACTTCATGGAACGTCATCCCCTGTCGCCGGCGGCGTCCATTTCTTATGAAAGGGTCGCTTATTTTGGAAAAACCGATCCGGACCTTAGAATCACCTTTGATTTCCATATCCTTTCTCTGGACCTGAGAGCGGATTCCGACATTCCCCGGGAACTTCTTGCCCCCGGTACCTGCCTGATGGAAATCAAGCTAGTCGGCACTGCCCCCCTCTGGCTGGCGGAAGCTTTTTCTTCCCTTCATATTCGCTCCGCCAGCTTTTCCAAATATGGCGCCATGTACAAACAATCTCTTTTAGACAAAAGGCAGCCGATCACCGCATAA